The following DNA comes from Weissella koreensis KACC 15510.
TACTGAAAGCCCCACTTTTCACCAGATAATTCTAAATTAATAATTCGATGATTGCTTCGAGCAGATTGATTTAAGCTTCCAAAAAAACCTTCGTTTTCAATACAAAGTGCACAATCTGGATAACTATTTTGTGGTAACTTCAATGCTGCAGCAATTTCCTTAGGATTTTTCTCTGGTTTCGATAAATTAATCGTAATCTCTAGCTCTCCATATGGACTAGGTGCAAAATAATGAATATTTTTAGCAATTGATCGCATTTTTATATAATTATTTTGTTGAGATAAATGATAAAAATAATTGGTAGCCGCGTTTGGTTGCTGTTGATAATATTCCCAGAATTTATGATTAACTTGACTAGGTAAAGGCGTAATTGTATCCATAATTAACGCTTCCATCATATCTAGATTAACTTTATCATTAATCATTTCATTGCTTTTAGCCGCATCCATTAAAGTCGATACAATTGTTTCCAATTCCTCTGGCGTTTTAACTTCAGGCGTACCCAAATTATTTGAACCAATCAATCTTAATAATTCATTTTGATGATAAATTCGATCTTCTTCCTCAATTCGACCATTTTTGATTGCAATGGTCGTTAAATCATATACTGCTTGACCAACATTCATTTATCCCATCTCCCCGTTTTGAATTTAATCTTTTAACTTCATTGCACCATCCCCAATATGGGCAACGTAAAATTCTGGTGTATAACCAACAATTTTCAAATAGTCATCGTACACATTATTTTCAAATTTAGTTATCTCAGATTCTTTAACTAAAGCAATGGCACAACCACCAAAACCAGCTCCGGTCATTCGAGCTCCCAAGACACCTTCTTGGGCTTGAGCTGATGATACCAATGTATCTAACTCCAATCCAGTCACTTCATAGTCATCTCGTAATGATGCATGTGATTCATCTAATAATTTACCAAATGCTTTTAAATTACCAGCTGACAATTCAAGCTTGGCATCAATCGTACGTTGATTTTCATAAACTGCATGTCGAGCACGCTTGATCAAAATTTCGTCTTGAATCAAATCTTGGTTTTCATCAAATTCAGCATTCGTTAACTGGCCTAATGAATCAATTTCTAACCCACCAGCTTGAAGGCGGCGTAGCGCTTCTTCACACTCAGATCGTCGTTCATTATATTTAGAATCACTGAGTTCACGTCTTTTATTGGTATTCATAATAACGATCGCATAATCGCCCAGTACAACAGGCACCATTTCATGTTTCATGGTGTTAACATCTAATAAAATGGCTTCATCTTCTTTTCCAAAGCCAATAGCAAATTGATCCATAATTCCAGTATGCAACCCAAAGTACTCATTTTCAACTTTTTGACCAGTCTCTACTAGATCCAAACGATTCACTTCTAATTGATATAAGTCTTCTAACATAACTCCTACCAATAATTCTAACGAAGCTGATGACGATAACCCCGCTCCATTGGGGATATTTCCTTGAACTAATAAATCAAAACCATTGTCAAAATAATATCCCTGTTCTTGTAACTTCTTAATCATTCCCTTAACATAGTTCGCCCAACCATGTTTTGGATCATAATCCAAATTATCAAGATCAACTTGAATAACTCCCTCGGTGGCAAAATTCATTGAGTACAAAAAGACTTTTGAATCATTCCGTTTAGCGGCTACTCCATAAGTACCATAAGTAATCGAAGCCGGGAAAACATGTCCTCCATTGTAATCAGTATGCTCCCCAATTAAGTTAATTCGTCCTGGAGCAAAAAATTGTTGTGTAGTCTTAGGCCCAAATTTTTCAGCAAAAGCTGTATTTAATTCTTTAATTCGCTTCATAATCTTAATCCTCATTTTCTATAATTTTGTATTTTCGTCTTTTTTGTAACGTGATTCAAGTTCCTTAACAATTTCAGCATGCTTTTTCTCTGTTAATGTAATTTTCCAAATGAAAATAATCATTGAAACTAGCATTAGAACACCTGGAATTACGAATGCATACAAATGATATGTTCGAATACCACTCGCCGTAATGTCACTTGCCGTAGCGCTTCCGGTCATACCAGCAGCAATAGCTACAAATCCCACAATGGCATTTGAGAAGGCCCCCGCCAACTTATCAAGTAATGGTCGCAAAGATAAGGTTACAGCTTCCTTTCGAACTCCATTCTTCCATTGACCATATTCAACCGAATCGGTAATTGTCATCAAAACTGACAAGAAAATTAATTGTTGTGGGAAATAGAACAAGATCAAGCCTAAAGTAATAATACCAATATTATTACCGGCTACCAAAAATGACGTATATCCTAATAACATTAAAATAATTCCCAAAATAAAGACATAACGGCGGGTAATTAACCGTGTCAAAATCGGAAATAGTGGGACAGCAATGATTCCAGTAATCATTGAGATAACTCCAACCAAAGCAAATTCTGACACTCGACCGATTACAAACTTAAAGTAAAACATCAAGACACCAGTCGTTGCTACGTTAGCAATCGCATAAAACATATATGAAATAGCCAACCACATTAATTGATCATTCATAAATATAGCCTTGAAAACATCTACAATACTATATTTCTCATTCTTTTCTTGTCGACGTAAGATCGTATTATTTTCTTTTGAGAACTTAGCTGTTATAATTGCTGATCCAGCTGAAATAACTGCAATAACAATTGCAAACCAGAACCAACCAGCTGCACTTTCATCACCTTTACCACCTGTCATTGCCGTAAAGAAAGCCACAATTGGAACTACCAACGCAGTCGTACCATTAGCCCCTAATGAAGATCCGAACCGGGCAAAAGTTGCCAAGGTTCCACGTTCAGCGGTATCATTTGACAATGCAGGAATCATTGACCAAAAGGCGATATCCTTAAATGAATAAAAGCTATCCAAAATAATAAAAATTACGGCAAATAATCCTAAATATAATGATGGTTGACTAACTGCTAACCCAAAGAAATTAGTATAAATAATTACCAAGGCCACCGCTGACACTAACCCACCAATGACTAACCATGGTTTAAATTTACCATACTTAGACTTCGTATTATCAATTATACTTCCAATAATTGGATCAAAAATAATTTCAACTAATCGAATTCCAACAACTAATGAGGTAATTAAACCGATATATTTAGCCTCAGTTGCTTTATCAGCACCTGTAAATAATGTACTTGTAACGAAAATCATAAAATAAGTTGATAACGTTACATAGTATGCATCATGCCCAAACGCACCAAAAGCATAAGCAAAACGCTGTTTCATTTTATCAGGCATAGTAACACTCCTTAAAGTTTACTGATTAATATTTTTACTACGCCTTAACTATAGTTTGAAAGCGCTTTCGCTTGCAAGGCTTTTTGTTACTCTATTTTGACCTTTTGTGACTCTTGATTGTGAATATACTTACAATAAAAAGTTAGAAGTGTTCATTAATTGAAAAAATAAATAACTGTATCGACTCATAATACCTGTAATAAATTATTCAATCATTTTTAATAATTAATTTAATATATGTTAATTCTATTAATTAATGTATATACGATGAGAATTATTTAATTAAATTAAAATTTTATAATTATATTCACTCTCCTCAATGAACATTCATCCAATTTAAAATCATTTGTGATTTATAATACAGTTTACCGTAAATTCATTTAATTAAATTTTATTTTTATATCAAAAAAGGTAGATATAAATATATCTACCTTTCAATAAAAAGCTACTAATAATGAATATTACTTACCTACAATAATTTCTCATACAGTTTTACATTTTTTTACTCTAAAAATATATTATTCAATAGCACCATCAACTAATGTATAAGTAACTGTTCCATTAAATACCCCAGCCTTATCACTTTTTGAACTTTGAACTAATAACCCATGTTCTGCATCTGTAGTATATGTTAGTTTTCCCGCAGAATTAGGGTCACCATTTGTACCGGCATTAAAATCAGCACCCTGTAGAATATTTTGGGCGCCAGATCCTAAATTAATAACATCTGCACTGCCATTCTTCTTAAATCCATATTGATGTTCTGGATCTCCGGATACAGAAGCTTGTAATGTGAAATTGTGTTGCTGAGCACGTGAATCAAAAACCGAAAAAACTTGTTGATTATCAGTCGCCCCATTTCGTGGTAACCAAACTTTACTTTTATCATTTGGGAAAATACTATCAGCTAATTGATATACCCAATTTGACGGTTTTACCTGATTAGTATTGTTAATTTCACCTGGTTGAATATCCACTCTAGTTGCATTCTGCAAATTACTTAAATAACTATTACCACTAATTTTAGGGTTCATTTGATCATTTGTTTTCCAATCACCGGTGATGCTACCCAACTCAGCCACAAATAAACTATTTAGCTCATTATTTTGAAAACCTTTAATTGTTAATGGGCTAGTTGTCCCCAAATCTAGTATTAAATTATTGGCCTGAACGGGTGGAATGGTTTGCCCCTGCATCGAAAATAGCTTCACCGCATTTAAATTAATTTTAGAACCACTAGCCCCATTTCCGTTAATCACTCGTTGATTAACATTAGTGCTAGTATTATTGGTTTTCAGTATCGTCTGGCTTCCATTTTGCGCCGTCAATGTTAGTTTCCCCATAGATTGCGGGTTTAGTACCGAAATATTTGAAATGAAATTAGTAACCGCATTATTCCCTAAATTGATATTAGTTGTAGTTGGTAAGATCACCCCGCCCCAAACTGAATTAGCAGCTGGTGTTTCTGAATTGGAATAACCTAGATTATTCCAATTCATTGTTCCATTATTAGTAATGTTCACAGTGTTAGTTGTTATTCCACGACCATAATACAAGATATTTTTTTTAGCGTTATTATTTACTTCCCAAGTAGCACCGGTATTCACCGAAATATTAGATGTATTACGTCCAGTATAAGCAACACTAAACATTCCATCATTACCACCACCACTTCCCCAAGTCATCGCTGTTTTACCGTTAACAACCGTTAAATCAGATATTTCTGCAAATTCTTGGGTAGAAGTACCTTTAATATTAAAATTATTTTGTCCAGTAAATCGTAATGGCACATAATAAGCTGAAAACATTTGTGCACCAGCGTCTGATAAATTAGGATAATTAATACTTACATTATCATAGGTCAAACTACCTGAAAAATTACTAGGTACGATACTCCAATCTCCTCGAAATAAAGAATAGTAAGATAATAGATAACCACTAGTTTTACCCGTCTCATTCGTTGGATCCGGTACAGTCGCATCTCCGTTGGTTGCACTAGTATATTCACTCGAAGATTTAATATTATGCAATGTTACGTTAAGGCTAGGTTGTAAGTTGGACATAATGAACGAAGAAGATATCCGATTCTTGACATAATACATATGATTATTAAAATCGATATCCAAATTTTTAATATTGCTATTCACTCCCAGATTAATGTCTGGAATAGTTATATCTTTATCCACCGATATGGATAAAGAACTTGGTGCTGGATTTGTAATACTCCAATATCCAGCAATATTAGTTGCTCCAATTAAGCTTACTAAATCGGCTCCTGTTGTAATGTGATAAACATTATTAGTATTAGTAATACTGGCTTCAACTTTATTATTACCGTAAAGTCCTGCACCTAACCATACGCCTAAAATGATTAAAACTATTTTCATTTTATTCCGCATTTTCTTGCTCCTTCTTCCGCCTCAGTAAAATAAATAGCCAAATCAATGCAATAATTAGCAATAAGATAATCACTCCCAACAAAATTATTAACCAAGGGCTGGTAGCATTAACTTTAAAATTAGTTTCTTTTTTAACTGCTTCTTTGACCTCAAACGCTTTATTCCATTGCCATTGATTCCCATATTTGTCTTTTGCAGACCCTTTAAAATGATACTTACCCGCCGGAATTTTACCATCATGACGCAGCACATAATTAAATTGAGAATTTGGGGCCACTGATCCTTGATCGACTTTTTTCTTAATTAAAGTCTTACCTGTTTTATCATTTACAACCTTAGTATCCATTTTCAACTCGGTTATATTAATATTTGTTGGATTTCTCATTTTCACAATTACGCCTGGCAAATATTGATATTGACTCGCTTTAATGGAATTAATCGTTAATTTAGGTTTAACTTTGTTATCGTTTTGATGTATTACTAATCCCTTTACAAAAGCAAATTTATTAGTAATTCCTTCTTTACTACTTTCAGTAATCTTTTCAACTCGAATCCCACCAGCAACGATCCCATCATATTTTTTTTGAGGCATTTTTATTTTAATTGAAAAGGCCTTATTTTGATGACTAGGAACAGTCAACTTGGTGTCACTAATTTCAGTAATTTGGCGGATTTGAATATTTGGTTTAGCTCCAAATCCATCTGCATTGCCGCTTTTACCATATTCAATAATGACATTATCAGACGTTTGAGCAGGATTAATTGCAATCCGATAAGTCGCTTTTTCATCTGACAGATTCTGAATCGTTAAATGTAAAGTCGTTTCATCGCCGGGTTGCATTTTCAAATCATAGGTTGTGTCCTTATCGGTTTGAAATTCATTAGCTTTGCCATCCACCGTAAATTCAGCTTGTGGCTGATTATCATCCGCATACACAACGACTCCACCAGTTCCACCACCAATTATTAATAATATCACAAGCGAAAACAATATTTTTTTAATATTCATAATTAATTACCTATTTTATGTAAAAAGCAGACCATTAGGCCTGCTTTTATTAAATCTGATTAGGTGTGAAGCAGGTCTTCACCTCAAAAATATTTTATCTCAAAGCACCATCATTAATAGTATATACAATTGTTCCAGTATATGTACCAACTTTGGCATTATTTGAAATTTTTATGTTACCTTTTGTACTTTGAGTCTGTTTCGTTCCATTAGAGTTACCATTTCCAGATAGAATCAGTGCCTCCCCAGATTTAATATCAGCATTTGTCGCTCCTGTCAAAGAAGCATCGCTCACTGCTGTGTCCAAGGTCATCGATACAATGGGTAAATTAACCTCATCAGTATTTTGCATATCTGTCGCCTTAGCCGTCACTTGATATCCTGCGTCAGTTCCACGGCTATCAGTTACTTGAAGAGCAGGGGATCCAACGATACCGTTTTCATTAATTGCAGCTTTGGTTGTTAAGCTACCCCAATCAAAACTAGGAACAGTATCTAGCGTGATAGCGCTCGGATCACTTGTCAGGCTTAAGGTTGTGCTCCCATTAGAATTTGCTAGAGGTGCTGCGTTAATTAAGATGGGAGCTGTCAATAGCCCTCCAACTAAAGCAGTGGCACCTAGTAATGCACGCATACGGTTTGCATATAAATTAAACATATTGTCGCCTCCTTTGAATTTACATTGAATTAAATTTCCTTATCTATAGAATAACAGAAATGTCTCAAAAATGAAAGCGTATTCATTTAAGAGTTTTTTTCTTATCTTTTTTTAACAAAAGTGCTTCAATGCAAATCTAAATCACATTGTATATTTATAACAAAAAAGGCAAGGAAATAAACATCCTTGCCTTTATATAAAATGATCGTTCTCACAATCTATTCATTTCAATTATTTATTAATCAATAATATCGACTTGTAATGTTTTTA
Coding sequences within:
- a CDS encoding galactokinase codes for the protein MKRIKELNTAFAEKFGPKTTQQFFAPGRINLIGEHTDYNGGHVFPASITYGTYGVAAKRNDSKVFLYSMNFATEGVIQVDLDNLDYDPKHGWANYVKGMIKKLQEQGYYFDNGFDLLVQGNIPNGAGLSSSASLELLVGVMLEDLYQLEVNRLDLVETGQKVENEYFGLHTGIMDQFAIGFGKEDEAILLDVNTMKHEMVPVVLGDYAIVIMNTNKRRELSDSKYNERRSECEEALRRLQAGGLEIDSLGQLTNAEFDENQDLIQDEILIKRARHAVYENQRTIDAKLELSAGNLKAFGKLLDESHASLRDDYEVTGLELDTLVSSAQAQEGVLGARMTGAGFGGCAIALVKESEITKFENNVYDDYLKIVGYTPEFYVAHIGDGAMKLKD
- a CDS encoding glycoside-pentoside-hexuronide (GPH):cation symporter; its protein translation is MPDKMKQRFAYAFGAFGHDAYYVTLSTYFMIFVTSTLFTGADKATEAKYIGLITSLVVGIRLVEIIFDPIIGSIIDNTKSKYGKFKPWLVIGGLVSAVALVIIYTNFFGLAVSQPSLYLGLFAVIFIILDSFYSFKDIAFWSMIPALSNDTAERGTLATFARFGSSLGANGTTALVVPIVAFFTAMTGGKGDESAAGWFWFAIVIAVISAGSAIITAKFSKENNTILRRQEKNEKYSIVDVFKAIFMNDQLMWLAISYMFYAIANVATTGVLMFYFKFVIGRVSEFALVGVISMITGIIAVPLFPILTRLITRRYVFILGIILMLLGYTSFLVAGNNIGIITLGLILFYFPQQLIFLSVLMTITDSVEYGQWKNGVRKEAVTLSLRPLLDKLAGAFSNAIVGFVAIAAGMTGSATASDITASGIRTYHLYAFVIPGVLMLVSMIIFIWKITLTEKKHAEIVKELESRYKKDENTKL
- a CDS encoding DUF916 and DUF3324 domain-containing protein, yielding MNIKKILFSLVILLIIGGGTGGVVVYADDNQPQAEFTVDGKANEFQTDKDTTYDLKMQPGDETTLHLTIQNLSDEKATYRIAINPAQTSDNVIIEYGKSGNADGFGAKPNIQIRQITEISDTKLTVPSHQNKAFSIKIKMPQKKYDGIVAGGIRVEKITESSKEGITNKFAFVKGLVIHQNDNKVKPKLTINSIKASQYQYLPGVIVKMRNPTNINITELKMDTKVVNDKTGKTLIKKKVDQGSVAPNSQFNYVLRHDGKIPAGKYHFKGSAKDKYGNQWQWNKAFEVKEAVKKETNFKVNATSPWLIILLGVIILLLIIALIWLFILLRRKKEQENAE
- a CDS encoding WxL domain-containing protein, with protein sequence MFNLYANRMRALLGATALVGGLLTAPILINAAPLANSNGSTTLSLTSDPSAITLDTVPSFDWGSLTTKAAINENGIVGSPALQVTDSRGTDAGYQVTAKATDMQNTDEVNLPIVSMTLDTAVSDASLTGATNADIKSGEALILSGNGNSNGTKQTQSTKGNIKISNNAKVGTYTGTIVYTINDGALR